The window GCGCTTCTTCCACGCGATGCTCGACCGTGGCGTGTTCTTCCCCCCCTCGAAATTCGAGTCCTGCTTCCTCTCCGCCGCGCACACCGACCGCGACATCCAGATGACCATTGCCGCCGCCCGGGAATCTCTCCCCGCCATCAAATAAATTTAGGGATTCTTCTCATCTTATGATTACTGTTTCACCACGGAGGTCACGGAGATTTTTAAAACAGCAACAACAGTTTCTAGTTTCTCGGGCAAGAAATAATCCGTGTTTATCTGTGTGCATCTGTGTCTATCTGTGTGAATCTGTGTCACACGTCAATCTCTGTGCTCTCTGTGGCTACTTGAATTTTGGTTGCGTCCCCGCATGCGGGGCCGCGCCGTGTCCTCCGTGGCAAAACGGTACATCCTTTCATTGATATAAGCGCCGTCAGCGCGATGGTGACCGGCAGGAAGAAGAGGGCCTGCTCGGGCCAGAAGAGCCCCGCCCACCAGCTCTTCCAGGAGAACGGGAACAGCCAGAAATATATCGGCGCAACCTGATCCTGGAGAGAATCGAGCGCGAGGTGCAACGCCACGCCCGTACACAGAGCGAGGAAACATGCTCTCCTGATCTCCCGCGCAAAAAGCATGCTGATCGCGGAGCAATAGCACAGGCATACGACGGGCGAGTGCATGGGAACGACAAACCAGTAGGCAACAGGAAAGAGAATATGGAACGGGCGCGAAAAGAGGTCGGGCAGAATCGCCCCCAGTGCGAGGAGGGGGAAGCAGGTGAGGCGGAATAACCGCCGCGCGATCTGCGCGATGCAGAGATGCGTGATTAGATCAGGCATGGTTGAACAGGGTTGAGGGTTGGGGGTCGAGGGTTGCGAGCATATCCGCCATCATCGGGAGCTGGATAAGATGCATAGAGTGCCTCATCCCCCACACACAGTCACTGGCCGATGTTATCCGACGACTGGATCACACTCAGCCTCCCTGCCTCCTCGGTCACCAGGATGCACTCCGTGGACGGCAATCGTCTGACGAGCTGGAGCCCTTCGTCCTTCCCCAGCACCACCAGCGCCGTCGCCAGCGCATCCGCCGTCGTACACGAGCGTGAGATCACCGTCGCGCTGATGACATCGCTGTCGGCAGGCCGGCCGGTGCGAGGATCAAATATGTGGCTGTACCGCTTCCCGCTCTCCACGAAAAAATCCTCGTAGTCGCCCGACGTCGCCACTGCCCTGTCCGAAAGCTCGAGTACGGTCAGGGCCCCTCCCCCGCGGGGATGGCGGACCCCCACCCTCCAGGGCGTTCCGCCGGCGCTCGTCCCCATACAGTAGCAATCCCCCCCTATATCCACGAGGGCGCCGCGCGCGTTCATTTCCCTTAAAACCTTGATCGCCCTGTCCACCGCGTAACCCGCGGCAATACCACCCAGGTCGATCTTCGTCCCCTCCTTGAGGAACCTCGCGAAATGGCGCCCGTCCGCCACCCTCAGTGAGATGTCTGAGCCATCGCCGGCAGGGATTTCAACCCTCTCGGCTGGAGGCACCCTGCGCGCGTGGCCGGTTTTAAAGCCCCAGAGGCGCTCCGCGGGGAGAATACACATATTAAAAGCCCCGCCGGAGAGCCTCGACGACTCGATCGCCGCGGTGAGCACCTCGGAGGTGCGGGCATCAATCGCGAGTTCCTCGCCAGGCGCGTTTCGATTCAGGCGCCCCACATCGCTCTCCGGCTCATAGATGCTCATCAGGCGCTCAACCGCTCTGATCTCGCCGAGGGCGGCAGCGGAGAGACGGCGCATTGCACCGGACATTTTATCAAGCGGCGTCCCCACGAGCGTCACGGTGGCATGGGTCCCCATCGCGGGAGCCGCCGTGCGCCACTCGCGCGGCCTGAAAAGGAAAACAGCCGCGGCCGCGCCCATCACCGTCCCGAGGAGCACCACTCCCACCCTCACGCGCACACCCATGCTCGCCCCCGTCTAGACATGCGGGGCCCGCGACACTGCCCCATCGCCACATTGCTTGTTGGCGCTCCGCCAGCGACATGCTAGAATCTGTCCTTTCAGTCGTGCGGAATCAGCGCCACTGACCTGACATTATGACTTCTGTACACGAAGCGCTCGCATTTATTCTCAATCATACCACAGAGGGGCCCGGAACCGTAGTGCCTACTGAAGAGGCTCTCGGCCTCGTCCTCGCTGAGGATGTGCGCGCCCTGAACGATATTCCCCCCTTCACCAACTCCGCCATGGACGGTTACGCCGTCAGGAGCGCCGATACGCGCGGCGCCTCCAAGAAGCGCCCCATCACGCTCACGCTCCTGGAGACTGTCCCTGCCGGAAGGGTGCCGAAGAAATGTATCCGCACGGGGCGGGCAACAAAAATCATGACAGGGGCTCCCATGCCGCGGGGAGCGGACGCGGTGCTCATCGCGGAGGATTCAGACGAAAAAAACGGCTCCATTCTTTGTTTCGCTGAGGTGCGGCGGGGAGAAAATGTGCGGCGTGCCGGTGAGGACGTGAGGAGGGGAGACCGCGTCCTGCCGAAGGGCACGCTCATCAGGCCTCAGGAGATGGGGATGCTCGGCGCCGCAGGAAGGACGCGGGTACGTGTCATCAGACGCCCGCGCGTCGCCATCCTCGCCACGGGGAGCGAACTCGTCGAGGCGGATCGCACACCCGGCCCCGGCCAGATCAGAAACTGCAACAATTTTTCGCTCATAGGATTGGTCAAAAAATACGGCGCCGAGCCGGTGA is drawn from Candidatus Auribacterota bacterium and contains these coding sequences:
- a CDS encoding FAD:protein FMN transferase, encoding MGVRVRVGVVLLGTVMGAAAAVFLFRPREWRTAAPAMGTHATVTLVGTPLDKMSGAMRRLSAAALGEIRAVERLMSIYEPESDVGRLNRNAPGEELAIDARTSEVLTAAIESSRLSGGAFNMCILPAERLWGFKTGHARRVPPAERVEIPAGDGSDISLRVADGRHFARFLKEGTKIDLGGIAAGYAVDRAIKVLREMNARGALVDIGGDCYCMGTSAGGTPWRVGVRHPRGGGALTVLELSDRAVATSGDYEDFFVESGKRYSHIFDPRTGRPADSDVISATVISRSCTTADALATALVVLGKDEGLQLVRRLPSTECILVTEEAGRLSVIQSSDNIGQ
- a CDS encoding molybdopterin molybdotransferase MoeA, encoding MTSVHEALAFILNHTTEGPGTVVPTEEALGLVLAEDVRALNDIPPFTNSAMDGYAVRSADTRGASKKRPITLTLLETVPAGRVPKKCIRTGRATKIMTGAPMPRGADAVLIAEDSDEKNGSILCFAEVRRGENVRRAGEDVRRGDRVLPKGTLIRPQEMGMLGAAGRTRVRVIRRPRVAILATGSELVEADRTPGPGQIRNCNNFSLIGLVKKYGAEPVNLGIVRDDVGALRARIIAATSCDLVVTSGGVSVGEHDLVKTILARLGTGVKFWQVRVKPGKPLAFGLVRGTPVFGLPGNPVSVIVSFEQFVRPALLKMMGRTKLAKPVIAATCERRIEKPTDRVHLIRARIRRRGGRYYASPVGPQGSGILTSMVMADGLIIVPAKKTVVRAGEMVRVMMLDWSEE